The Zhihengliuella sp. ISTPL4 genomic interval CCTCGCCGCCGACCTGACGCGTCGCACCGGACGGGAGACCGCCTCGGTCACGGGGGTCGAGCGCCCGGTCCCGCTGCACTTCTTCTACGAGACGACGCCCATCCACGAGACCATCGACGACCTGCTGAACACCGGACAGGCGCCGATCTACATCGTGCACTTCTCGCAGGCCGCCGCCATGGAGCGAGCGCAGGCGCTGTCGAGCACCAAGGTCGCGACGCGGGAGCAACGCGACGAGATCGCCGCCCTCATCGGGGGCTTCCGCTTCACGACGGCGTTCGGCAAGACGCTCTCCCGCTTCCTCCGCGCCGGCATCGGCGTGCACCACGCCGGCATGCTGCCGAAGTACCGCCGGCTCGTGGAGCAACTCGCGCAGCGCGGCCTCCTGCGAGTGATCTGCGGCACGGACACGCTCGGCGTGGGCATCAACGTCCCCATCCGGACCGTGCTGCTCACCGCGCTGACGAAATTCGACGGTACCCGGATGCGCCAGCTCAACGCCCGGGAGTTCCACCAGATCGCCGGGCGGGCCGGACGCGCGGGCTACGACACCGCTGGTACCGTCGTCGCCCAGGCCCCGGAGCACGAGACGGAGAACCTCGCCGCGATCCGCAAGGCCGGCGACGACCCGAAGAAGAAGCGGAAGATCATCCGCAAGAAGGCCCCAGACGGGTTCGTGTCGTGGGGAGAGCCGTCGTTCCGGAAGCTCATCGACGCGACGCCGGAGACGCTGACCTCGCACATGCAGATCACGAGCGCGATGCTGCTCAACGTGATCGCCCGGGGCGGCGACGTGTTCGGGAACGTCCGCCGGCTCGTCTTCGACAACCACGAGCCGCGCGCCCGGCAGCGGGCGCTGGCCCTCCGCGCCCTCGCTATCTTCCGGACGCTCCGGGAATCGGGCGTCGTGGAGACGTTCGACACGGGCGTACCCGGAGCGCCGAAGGGCGTGCGGCTCACGGTCGACCTGCAGCCGAACTTCGCGCTCAACCAGCCGCTGTCGCCGTTCGCCCTCGCGGCGTTCGACCTGCTGGACCCTTCGACAGGCTCAGGGACCCAGACTTCGACAGGCTCAGGGACCCACCCTTCGACAGGCTCAGGGACCCAGGCAGGGTTGGGGGACCAGGGAGTGGGGACGGGGTCGTACGCCCTGGACATGATCTCGATCGTCGAGGCGACGCTCGACGACCCCCGCGCCGTGCTCAGCCAGCAGGAGTTCCTCGCGCGGGGCGAGGCGGTCGCCGCCATGAAGCGCGAGGGCATCGAGTACGACGAGCGCATGGAGCTCCTCGAAGGGATCACGTACCCGAAGCCGCTGGAGGAGCTTCTCGATGCGGCGTTCGAGACGTTCAGCGCCGCGCAGCCCTGGATCCGCGACTTCGAGCTCCACCCGAAGTCCGTCGTCCGGGACATGTACGAGCGGGCCATGTCGTTCGGCGAGTACGTCGCGTTCTACAAGATCGCTCGCTCCGAGGGCGTCGTCCTGC includes:
- a CDS encoding DEAD/DEAH box helicase translates to MNSTPRLEPSLVPDAADPDTVYLTFVEWAESTGIRLYPAQEEALIEIVSGANVILSTPTGTGKSLVAMGAHFAAMVGGHRSYYTAPIKALVSEKFFALAEVFGAENVGMVTGDSAVNADAPIICCTAEILANLALRQGDAADVGLVVMDEFHFYGDPDRGWAWQVPLLELPQAQFVLMSATLGDVTTLAADLTRRTGRETASVTGVERPVPLHFFYETTPIHETIDDLLNTGQAPIYIVHFSQAAAMERAQALSSTKVATREQRDEIAALIGGFRFTTAFGKTLSRFLRAGIGVHHAGMLPKYRRLVEQLAQRGLLRVICGTDTLGVGINVPIRTVLLTALTKFDGTRMRQLNAREFHQIAGRAGRAGYDTAGTVVAQAPEHETENLAAIRKAGDDPKKKRKIIRKKAPDGFVSWGEPSFRKLIDATPETLTSHMQITSAMLLNVIARGGDVFGNVRRLVFDNHEPRARQRALALRALAIFRTLRESGVVETFDTGVPGAPKGVRLTVDLQPNFALNQPLSPFALAAFDLLDPSTGSGTQTSTGSGTHPSTGSGTQAGLGDQGVGTGSYALDMISIVEATLDDPRAVLSQQEFLARGEAVAAMKREGIEYDERMELLEGITYPKPLEELLDAAFETFSAAQPWIRDFELHPKSVVRDMYERAMSFGEYVAFYKIARSEGVVLRYLSDAYRAASQTIPEERKDEDLHDLIAWLGELVRQIDSSLLDEWSELTAGPVVHGDADEPIVPPAPKRLTSNTRAFRTLVRNELFRRVQLAAREDVDALAELDPTFGAAAWSDALDAYFAEHDDIGTGPDARSSRMLLLTEGPTEWSARQIIDDPAGDHDWGISATVDLAASDEAGEAVVTVTAVDRL